Genomic DNA from Euleptes europaea isolate rEulEur1 chromosome 14, rEulEur1.hap1, whole genome shotgun sequence:
TCCCTCATGAAGCTCGTCTCTGACCTGAAGCAGTTCCTGATCCTCAATGACTTCCCCTCCGTCAACGAGGCCATCAACCAGCGCACCCAGCAGCTGCGCGGCCTGCAGGAGGAGTGCGACAAGAAACTGATCACGCTACGGGACGAGATCTCCATCGACCTCTACGAGTTGGAAGAAGAGTATTACTCTTCCAGGTACAAATAAAGCCCTGGGTGACCCAGACTCACTCGGCCTGTCTCTGACCTTCCGACTGCAGCTGCCCTGGTAGACTTCTTGAAGCATCTGTGCTCAGGCAGCTGAATCTGCATGGGGGCGGGGTGTTCAGCCTCAATGCAATTGAGTTTGCACTTTCTGTTTGCAATTCAGTGCTTCTATTTAGGTGGCAGCCATACCATGCAAATCAGGGCTTGCTCCATGGAGATGCAGGGACAGAGCATCTTCCCTAGACGGCATCTCCAAGTTTTGCCAGCCAGTAGCTTGGGTGGGAGGGCTAGTGTTCTAAACATCACGGGCACTTctagtgtattgttcccaccccAAATATTACCTTATCAGctttcttttttgggagggggtgtaTTTTTGTTTCTTCCGTGACCAGCAGAGAAATATTTAATGCAATATAGATCCCAAGAAGCCTTTTATAATTATGtcaaccatgctggctccccaaatATCATTATATGTTGCATTATAGCATGGATATTTTTACTACTCACCCTATCCTCAAGCTAGTCATGTATGAAACTAAGAAGTGCCTGAAACAGAAGTTTACTCTTTTAACTGCAAAATGCTTGGTCAGCTCCTTGTTGCCAAAGACCAACATGGTGACAGTTACAGTCACAGACAGGAGAAACTGGTTGGCTGGCCAGCCAAATCTTTTTGACTCAATAAGGTTTCAGTTGACTACTTCATGTTGGGAGGGGGTatccaactttttttttcttggctgtTCAGAGATAAAATTGAGCTTTTAGTGTTTTCCATGGTATGGCTTGtatgctttaaaaaacacactaattaGGCAGCAAAGGTTTGGGTCCCCACCCTTCATAAGCTATAAATTATGTTTGAATCATGGAGCCTTTGGGTGGTCTGGGCACTGGGAGGCTTTGTGATCTGCCAGGTGTTTCGTCTCCTGCACATCTCCAAACAGATCTGGTCTCAAAGGCTCTCCCTTGGACTGATTCCGGCCTAGCAATCAATTTCGCTCATGTGTTAATCTTTATAGCATTATTCTGAGAAAGTTGATAGCATTTTTGCCTCTTGCATGACACCTCATGAGGCCATCAGTCAATTCAGGACTTGCGAAAGGAGGTTGTTCTTTGCATGAGTAACACCAGTCgtgaaacctccatgtttggaggcagtgTACCTGTGAAGGTTACAGGTTGAGGAAAAGCAGAGGGTGGCTGCTCCCTTCAGGCTTAGCCTGCGAACTTCAGCAAGGCTGGATGCTCCAGCAGACAGATTGTTGGATTAAGTTGGGTGTTGGCCTGGTCCAGGGAGCTGCCTCTCTTCTCTGCTGGTCCTCTGGTTCAGCATGGATTGCCTTTTCTTCCCTGCGCCTTTCAGGCTTCAGATGACATTTTGAGTCAAGTGCACCAAAGAAGCCAACTCTTACCCTGTTATGCCCAAGCCTGGGAGCTGGGTTTCTACATCTGCCCCACGTGGACTCCCAGCACAGGTTCTCTGCAGTCAGTTGATGGGGGATGGACTGGAACAGGCAAAGTGTCCTGCTCTGTTGACCAGGCCACAGTGGAAGGCCACGCTTCTGCTGTTAGAGCCAGATGAATCCAGAGGCCTCATAATGCCCTCTGGTCCATTGGGGGGGTTACATGCTGCGATTCCTTTGGGTCATTGGAGCCGGCATGTTTTCATCACCCCAGGCCTCCCTGCTAGGTTGAGGCAGTTGCCGCAAATCTCCAGTTCCCAGGCCCAGAGTCTAGAATCATGCACCACTTCTCAAACTTCAGGTTTCAAGTgtaatttgtttttttctgtgtggCTCTCCATGGTGGCTGGAGCTGTGGGCTTCCAGTGCTGATGGGTTACGACAATATTATATAATTAGTATACATATTTTAAGCATTGAGCCAAGCCTGTGTGTATATATACTCAGGTACatatacagacacacacatgTATGGCTAAAATATACACATAGCATCTATTTATACCTAAAATGTCCCAAAATCTCTgcaaattaatattttattataataaataaaacagctgTGAGCAAAACCACCTGTAGCTGCTGTCCTGgactggttttatttttcttgaAAAGCAGCCCATTCCTTGGGCAAGCGgctcttttcccctcctttctgtGCACAGCTTGCTTCTTTGCCTGTTTTTATTTCCAAGACTTTTAATATTTCCTCTACTTCCTTTTGCATCTCCTGTGTACTTCAGGGGTGGGGCTTCTACTTGGGACAAGGATCCAAAGATGGTCCCAGGCACTCCTGTGTCAGCACAGCGGGGGGGCCACGTGCAAGTTTGACCATGTGTATCCATGCGTGTGAAGTTATTGCCCAATGTGACAGCACATCTACTTTCTTCTCCCACATCTTCCCTGAAACACCTGCCTGTGTAAAAGCTTGAAAATTAGTCTTTGGCTGCTGGAAAAAATATACGGAGATCCATAAAGGGAGGCCAAGTCCCAGCCCCCTAAGGAatgtggggatgggaggggtgaTGGTTGTCATTCCTACAGGCCTTTCTTGGGCCCATCCCCTTCTCAGATCTACTCCAGGAAAATTAGTTCCTGAACAAGTAGGCTTTTTGATCAAGATTCTGCCTTGGGTGCTTAATTTTGAGTACTGTATTATTTTTGTTCAACTCATTGGTTTCCTGATTCCCTATGACAAAGTCTTTTCACAGTTCTTACCTTTCctagacaaaaacaaacaaaaacctgtgTCATGGACACGCACTCAATTTAATTCTGTTTACTGAAAGAGTACATTTAAAACTGCCCCATCACCAAGTCTATTTGAAGATGAGCTGCTAAGTTTAAAAGAAGGGGCTGGCGAACCTTGTTGTGGCATCCAAAGACAGTCTGCTACTTCCTTAACGCATGCGTctcttgcttttctccctcttcctctgcTGCTACTTCCTTCTTTCATCTGCATCCTGCCTCTCTTCTGCTGGGAAGCTACAGCCTGTGCGACGGCAATGACCTTCCGCTGTGTGAGGCGTACTGGCGACAAGAACCTGccgggggctcccctgaaggcctCCCCATGCCTCTGGTAGCTGCCATGATGGAGCAGAATGTCCCGGCACCCCAGGGGCCCACCCCCTCGCACCCTCACGTCAATGGGCATGGAGCAGCCCCCACGGAGCATGCCTAAAAAGGACTCCTCTGCCCCCCGGCCTAGCTGCATTTTGAGGCTTGAAGGATTTTGCTCTCCAGTGGAACCTAGTGGCTTCCAGCCCTCTGGAAGTCTGCTGCGTTTGCTGGAGTCTGTTCCTTAAGAAATGACACAGCAAATATGAAGGGAGGATAGCTAGCTAGAGGCAAAGGAGCTCATAGT
This window encodes:
- the MED22 gene encoding mediator of RNA polymerase II transcription subunit 22, whose translation is MSQQRVLPQSKETLLQSFNKRLKDDIKSIMDNFTEIIKTAKIEEETQVSRATQGEQDNYEMHVRAANIVRAGESLMKLVSDLKQFLILNDFPSVNEAINQRTQQLRGLQEECDKKLITLRDEISIDLYELEEEYYSSSYSLCDGNDLPLCEAYWRQEPAGGSPEGLPMPLVAAMMEQNVPAPQGPTPSHPHVNGHGAAPTEHA